The Pseudomonas azadiae genome includes a window with the following:
- the glgX gene encoding glycogen debranching protein GlgX, which yields MSKPHKTPATPGGEPSRVREGLPFPLGATWDGLGVNFALFSANATKVELCLFDDTGEVELERIELPEYTDEIFHGYLPDAHPGLIYGYRVYGPYDPANGHRFNHNKLLIDPYAKQLVGELKWSEALFGYTIGHPDDDLSFDERDSAPFVPKCKVIDPAHTWGNDQPVRVPWDRTIIYETHLRGISMRHPSVDEAVRGTCAGLMEDDVLKHIRQLGVSSVELLPVHAFVNDQHLLEKGMTNYWGYNSIAFFAPDPRYLASGKIAEFKEMVAHLHEQKLEVILDVVYNHTAEGNERGPTLSMRGIDNASYYRLMPDEKRFYINDSGTGNTLDLSHPCVLQMVTDSLRYWATEMHVDGFRFDLATILGRYRDGFDERHSFLVACRQDPVLRQLKMIAEPWDCGPGGYQVGNFPPGWVEWNDRFRDTVRAFWKGDDAQLADFAARMTASGEMFNHRGRRPYSSVNFITAHDGFTLHDLVSYNDKHNEANDENNQDGSNNNLSWNHGVEGPTDDPEINALRLRQMRNFFATLLLSQGTPMLVAGDEFARTQHGNNNAYCQDSEIGWINWDLDEDGKDLLKFVKRLIKLRLAYPILRRGRFLVGDYNEDIGVKDVTWLSPDGSEMSTEQWEDSNGRCLGMLMDGRAQETGIRRPGADATLLLVVNAHHDVVNFRLPPVPEGEFWTCMLDTNEPAVRGQERFDFEHEYGVTGRSLLLFELQREDEA from the coding sequence ATGAGCAAACCCCATAAGACCCCAGCGACGCCGGGCGGTGAACCGTCACGGGTTCGTGAAGGTTTACCGTTCCCCCTCGGTGCCACCTGGGACGGCCTGGGTGTCAACTTTGCGCTGTTCTCGGCCAATGCCACCAAGGTCGAGCTGTGCTTGTTCGACGACACCGGCGAAGTCGAGCTGGAGCGTATAGAGCTGCCGGAATACACCGACGAGATCTTCCACGGCTACCTGCCCGACGCCCACCCCGGGCTGATTTACGGCTATCGCGTGTACGGTCCGTATGACCCGGCCAACGGGCACCGTTTCAACCACAACAAATTGCTGATCGACCCCTACGCCAAGCAGTTGGTGGGCGAACTCAAATGGTCCGAAGCGCTGTTCGGCTACACCATCGGCCACCCGGACGACGACCTGAGTTTCGATGAACGCGACAGCGCGCCCTTCGTGCCCAAATGCAAAGTCATCGACCCCGCGCACACCTGGGGCAACGACCAGCCAGTGCGGGTGCCGTGGGACCGTACGATCATTTACGAAACCCACTTGCGTGGCATCAGCATGCGTCACCCTTCGGTCGACGAGGCGGTGCGCGGCACCTGTGCCGGGCTGATGGAAGACGACGTGCTCAAGCACATCCGCCAGTTGGGGGTGTCTTCGGTTGAGCTGCTGCCGGTGCACGCCTTCGTCAACGACCAGCATCTGCTGGAAAAAGGCATGACCAACTACTGGGGCTACAACAGCATCGCGTTTTTTGCCCCGGACCCGCGCTACCTCGCCAGCGGCAAGATCGCCGAGTTCAAGGAAATGGTCGCGCACCTGCATGAGCAGAAGCTCGAAGTGATCCTCGACGTGGTCTACAACCACACCGCCGAGGGCAACGAGCGCGGCCCGACCCTGTCCATGCGCGGTATCGACAACGCCTCGTACTACCGCCTGATGCCGGACGAGAAGCGCTTCTATATCAACGATTCCGGCACCGGCAACACGTTGGACCTGAGCCACCCGTGCGTTTTGCAGATGGTCACTGACTCGCTGCGCTACTGGGCCACGGAAATGCATGTCGATGGCTTCCGCTTCGACCTGGCGACCATTCTTGGCCGCTACCGTGACGGCTTTGACGAGCGTCACAGCTTCCTCGTCGCCTGCCGCCAGGACCCGGTGTTGCGTCAGCTGAAAATGATCGCCGAGCCTTGGGATTGCGGTCCTGGCGGCTATCAAGTGGGGAATTTCCCGCCAGGTTGGGTGGAATGGAACGACCGTTTCCGCGACACCGTGCGGGCGTTCTGGAAAGGCGATGACGCTCAGCTGGCCGATTTCGCCGCGCGCATGACGGCTTCCGGCGAGATGTTCAACCATCGTGGGCGCCGTCCGTACAGCTCGGTGAATTTCATCACCGCGCATGACGGGTTCACCCTGCACGACCTGGTGTCTTACAACGATAAGCACAACGAAGCCAACGACGAAAACAACCAGGACGGCAGCAACAACAACCTGTCCTGGAACCACGGTGTCGAAGGGCCTACCGACGATCCGGAAATCAACGCGTTGCGCCTGCGTCAAATGCGCAACTTCTTTGCCACGCTGCTGCTGTCCCAGGGCACGCCGATGCTGGTGGCCGGTGACGAATTCGCGCGTACCCAGCACGGCAATAACAACGCGTATTGCCAAGACAGCGAAATCGGCTGGATCAATTGGGATCTGGACGAAGACGGCAAGGATTTGCTCAAGTTTGTGAAGCGCTTGATCAAGCTGCGCCTGGCCTACCCGATCCTGCGTCGTGGCCGCTTCCTGGTGGGCGACTACAACGAAGATATCGGCGTGAAGGACGTCACTTGGCTGTCGCCGGACGGCTCGGAGATGAGCACTGAACAGTGGGAAGACAGCAACGGTCGCTGCCTGGGCATGTTGATGGATGGTCGCGCCCAGGAAACCGGGATTCGCCGTCCCGGCGCCGATGCCACGCTGCTGCTGGTGGTCAACGCCCACCATGACGTGGTCAATTTCCGCTTGCCGCCGGTGCCCGAGGGTGAGTTCTGGACCTGCATGCTCGACACCAACGAGCCCGCGGTGCGCGGCCAGGAACGCTTCGATTTCGAACATGAGTACGGCGTCACCGGCCGCTCGCTGTTGCTGTTCGAACTGCAGCGCGAAGACGAGGCGTGA
- a CDS encoding DUF2934 domain-containing protein — protein MSTEDKRIRELAHQIWESEGKPHGEDARHWEMARKLAEAEALTPNKPKAAAKPKTAPKSPAAKAPAAKAKPAPASKPTPAPAAKKPAAPKKPKP, from the coding sequence ATGAGTACTGAAGACAAACGCATACGCGAGCTGGCGCATCAGATCTGGGAGTCTGAGGGCAAACCCCATGGTGAAGATGCTCGCCACTGGGAGATGGCGCGCAAACTGGCCGAAGCCGAAGCGCTGACGCCAAACAAGCCAAAAGCTGCGGCCAAGCCGAAGACGGCGCCCAAGTCGCCTGCCGCCAAAGCGCCGGCCGCCAAAGCCAAGCCGGCGCCTGCGAGCAAACCGACACCGGCGCCGGCCGCTAAAAAGCCGGCGGCGCCGAAAAAGCCCAAACCCTGA
- a CDS encoding malto-oligosyltrehalose synthase → MKALPLRATQRLQFHKGFTLDDAVPLVPYFAQLGISHLYASPLLSARAGSMHGYDVVDPTTVNPELGGEAALRRLVAALREHEMGLILDIVSNHMAVGGADNPWWLDLLEWGRLSPYSEFFDIQWHSPDPLLKGQLLMPFLGSDYGEALQNGTLTLHFDASHGAFYVEHYEHRFPICPKDYAAILGTGEQLKPLADRFSALAYQDDAYHEAAWLKQALAERATEVLPAIEQRLSEFDGRQPEGFERLHQLLEQQAYRLASWRTAADDINWRRFFDVNELGGLRVERTAVFEATHGKIFELISEGLVDGLRIDHIDGLADPRGYCRKLRRRVDSLSPQRHLPIFVEKILGEGETLRKDWQVDGTTGYEFMNQLSLLQHDPSGFAPLAELWTRHSERPSAFMEEARLARQQILNGSLGGDFESVAQALLQVARDDVMTRDMTLGAIRRALQELIVHFPVYRTYISARGRSAEDDKIFRQAMEGARTTLSEGDWPVLDHLEKWLGGQPWRKRPLGRERKILKHACVRFQQLTSPAAAKAVEDTAFYRSAVLLSRNDVGFSTEQFSAPLAEFHQVNTERLQAFPDNLLATATHDHKRGEDTRARLAVLSECAPWYVEQVEQWRTLAAPLRTDANAPSAGDELILYQALLGSWPLDQDADFDGYKQRLWQWQQKALREAKLQSSWSAPNEAYEQGVEAFLSRLLLSDEGQVLRTAIGDAAQAIAPAGALNGLAQSLLRITVPGVPDLYQGDEFWDFSLVDPDNRRPVDFSARQQALNTPPDVGELLFNWRDGRIKQALIAEALALRTAHPELFRDGAYTPLEVVGKHAERVVAFCREHEGKQLLVLVPRWSHQLLENGVHPQINAQVWGDTRVKLPFAVPNQHWKGLFHTGAVTPDKELLVSTALGDFPVNVFINSDDQES, encoded by the coding sequence ATGAAAGCACTGCCCCTGCGCGCTACCCAGCGCCTGCAATTCCATAAAGGTTTTACCCTCGATGACGCGGTGCCGCTGGTGCCGTATTTCGCCCAGCTCGGCATCAGCCACCTGTACGCCTCGCCGCTGCTCAGCGCCCGCGCCGGTTCCATGCACGGCTACGACGTAGTCGACCCGACCACCGTCAACCCGGAGCTTGGCGGCGAAGCGGCCTTGCGCCGCCTGGTGGCTGCACTGCGTGAGCACGAGATGGGGCTGATCCTCGATATCGTCTCCAACCATATGGCCGTGGGCGGTGCCGATAACCCCTGGTGGCTGGACCTGCTGGAGTGGGGCCGACTGAGCCCCTACAGTGAGTTCTTCGATATCCAGTGGCATTCGCCCGACCCTTTGCTCAAGGGTCAACTGCTGATGCCGTTCCTGGGCAGCGACTACGGCGAAGCCTTGCAGAACGGCACGCTGACCTTGCACTTCGATGCCAGCCACGGTGCGTTCTACGTCGAGCATTACGAACACCGTTTCCCGATCTGCCCCAAGGATTACGCAGCGATTCTAGGCACTGGCGAACAGCTCAAGCCCCTCGCCGACCGCTTCAGCGCCCTCGCCTACCAGGACGACGCCTACCACGAGGCGGCGTGGCTCAAACAAGCCCTGGCGGAACGCGCCACCGAAGTATTGCCCGCCATCGAGCAGCGCCTGAGCGAGTTCGACGGCCGCCAGCCGGAGGGCTTCGAACGTCTGCATCAGTTGCTCGAACAACAGGCCTACCGCCTCGCCAGCTGGCGCACTGCGGCGGACGATATCAACTGGCGGCGCTTCTTTGATGTCAACGAACTGGGCGGCCTGCGGGTCGAACGTACCGCTGTGTTCGAAGCCACCCATGGCAAGATTTTCGAACTGATCAGCGAAGGCCTGGTGGATGGCCTGCGCATCGACCATATCGACGGCCTGGCTGACCCGCGTGGCTACTGCCGCAAGCTGCGCCGCCGTGTCGATTCATTGTCGCCGCAGCGGCATTTGCCGATCTTCGTCGAGAAAATCCTCGGCGAAGGCGAAACCCTGCGCAAAGACTGGCAAGTGGACGGCACCACCGGCTACGAATTCATGAACCAGCTCTCACTGCTGCAACATGACCCGAGCGGCTTTGCGCCGTTGGCCGAGCTGTGGACGCGCCACAGCGAACGGCCTTCAGCGTTTATGGAAGAGGCACGGCTGGCGCGACAGCAGATCCTCAACGGTTCCCTCGGCGGCGACTTTGAAAGCGTGGCCCAGGCCCTGTTGCAAGTGGCACGCGATGATGTGATGACTCGCGACATGACCCTGGGCGCCATCCGCCGGGCCTTGCAGGAATTGATCGTGCACTTCCCGGTGTACCGCACCTACATCAGCGCCCGTGGCCGCAGCGCGGAAGACGACAAGATCTTCCGCCAGGCCATGGAAGGCGCGCGCACGACCTTGAGCGAAGGCGATTGGCCGGTGCTCGATCACCTGGAAAAATGGCTCGGCGGCCAGCCCTGGCGCAAGCGCCCGCTGGGCCGAGAGCGCAAGATCCTCAAGCATGCCTGCGTGCGGTTCCAGCAACTGACCTCGCCCGCCGCTGCCAAAGCAGTGGAAGACACTGCGTTCTATCGCTCGGCGGTCTTGCTGTCGCGCAACGACGTGGGCTTCAGTACCGAGCAGTTCAGCGCGCCGTTGGCCGAGTTTCATCAGGTCAACACTGAGCGTCTGCAGGCGTTCCCGGACAACCTGCTGGCCACCGCCACCCACGACCACAAGCGCGGCGAAGACACCCGTGCACGCCTGGCCGTGCTCAGTGAGTGCGCGCCGTGGTACGTCGAGCAGGTCGAACAGTGGCGTACCCTCGCCGCCCCGTTGCGTACCGATGCCAATGCGCCGTCGGCCGGTGATGAACTGATCCTCTACCAGGCGTTGCTGGGCAGTTGGCCGCTGGATCAAGACGCTGACTTTGACGGTTATAAACAACGCTTGTGGCAATGGCAGCAAAAGGCGCTGCGCGAAGCGAAATTGCAGAGCAGTTGGAGCGCGCCCAACGAGGCCTATGAACAGGGCGTCGAGGCCTTCCTGTCACGGCTGTTGCTCAGTGACGAAGGCCAGGTGCTGCGCACCGCCATCGGCGACGCCGCGCAGGCCATTGCGCCGGCCGGTGCGCTCAATGGCCTGGCGCAATCCTTGCTTCGCATCACCGTGCCGGGCGTGCCGGACCTGTACCAGGGCGACGAATTCTGGGACTTTAGCCTGGTGGACCCGGACAACCGCCGCCCGGTGGATTTCAGCGCACGGCAGCAGGCACTGAATACGCCACCGGACGTTGGCGAACTGCTGTTCAACTGGCGCGACGGGCGTATCAAACAGGCGCTGATCGCCGAGGCCCTGGCCCTGCGCACGGCCCATCCCGAGCTATTCCGCGACGGCGCCTATACCCCGTTGGAAGTGGTAGGCAAGCACGCCGAGCGCGTGGTCGCGTTCTGTCGCGAACATGAGGGCAAACAGCTGTTGGTGCTGGTACCGCGCTGGTCGCATCAACTGCTTGAAAACGGTGTGCACCCGCAGATCAATGCGCAGGTTTGGGGCGATACGCGGGTCAAATTACCGTTCGCCGTGCCAAACCAACACTGGAAGGGACTTTTTCACACAGGCGCAGTCACACCAGACAAGGAGCTGTTGGTCAGCACAGCGCTGGGGGATTTCCCGGTCAATGTCTTTATCAATTCTGATGATCAAGAAAGCTGA
- the malQ gene encoding 4-alpha-glucanotransferase: MSEANLEILASRAGLAVDWIDANGRPQRVKPDALRAVLKGLGHPADTDAEIDASLRELEQEQQNKVLPPLMTIDSGESLDLARYFEPDTLCRVSLEEGETLELRLDGDAVLPGIIALGYHQVHIADQTFTLAVAPAHCYSVAEAVDTQPARAWGLSAQLYALRRLGDGGFGDTLALEHLARSAAERGADALAISPMHAMFSADTGRFSPYSPSSRLFLNSLYASPGCILGEREVRNAIEAIGLTDELHDLEQHSLIDWPTAANAKQRLLRALYEDFRHGHHPQHADFLSFRQVGGEALENHCRFEAVQAARAAAGESLDWRHWPEEWRSPQSPALARFAEEHPDEIGYYAFSQWLIARCLARAQQAARGSGMGVGLIADLAVGADGGGSQAWSRQDELLADLTVGAPPDILNRAGQGWGISAFSPEGLKRNGFRAFIEMLRANFAHAGGLRIDHVMGLQRLWVMPMDASPQDGAYLYFPVDDLLRLLALESHRHQAIVLGEDLGTVPDGLREKLIARSILGMRVLLFEQDHEGQFKPILDWPDNALATTSTHDLPTLNGWWHSRDIDWNVQLGLIDAPTVEQWSEHRLRERQALRQALSQDPQNFVEEIRNETDHMIDASVRYLGHTRAPLVLLPLEDALGIEEQANLPGTTDTHPNWRRRLPGEASSLLDNAGAARRLELLAVARNQAYERDR; encoded by the coding sequence TTGAGCGAAGCGAACCTGGAAATCCTCGCCAGCCGAGCGGGACTGGCCGTCGATTGGATCGACGCAAACGGCCGCCCGCAACGAGTGAAACCCGACGCCTTGCGCGCCGTTCTCAAAGGCCTGGGCCATCCGGCCGACACGGACGCCGAGATCGACGCCAGCCTGCGCGAACTGGAGCAGGAGCAGCAGAACAAAGTCCTGCCACCGTTGATGACCATCGACAGCGGCGAAAGCCTGGACCTGGCGCGCTACTTTGAACCCGACACCCTGTGCCGTGTCAGCCTTGAAGAGGGCGAAACCCTGGAACTGCGGCTCGATGGCGATGCCGTGCTGCCCGGCATCATCGCGCTGGGGTATCACCAGGTGCATATCGCCGACCAGACCTTCACCCTCGCTGTGGCCCCTGCCCACTGCTACAGCGTGGCCGAAGCCGTCGACACCCAACCCGCCCGTGCCTGGGGCCTCAGCGCCCAGCTCTATGCCCTTCGCCGCCTGGGCGATGGCGGCTTTGGCGACACCCTGGCGCTGGAACACCTGGCCCGCTCGGCCGCCGAGCGCGGCGCGGATGCGTTGGCGATCAGCCCAATGCACGCGATGTTCAGCGCCGACACCGGCCGGTTCAGCCCGTATTCGCCCTCGAGTCGGTTGTTCCTCAACAGTTTGTACGCCTCGCCGGGCTGCATTCTGGGCGAGCGCGAAGTGCGCAACGCCATCGAAGCCATCGGCCTGACCGATGAGCTGCACGACTTGGAACAGCACAGCCTGATCGACTGGCCCACCGCCGCCAACGCCAAGCAGCGCCTGTTGCGCGCACTGTATGAGGACTTCCGCCACGGCCATCACCCGCAACATGCCGATTTCCTGAGCTTCCGCCAGGTCGGTGGCGAGGCCCTGGAAAACCACTGCCGCTTCGAAGCTGTACAAGCAGCGCGTGCCGCCGCCGGTGAAAGCCTGGATTGGCGCCACTGGCCCGAGGAGTGGCGTAGCCCGCAGAGCCCGGCACTGGCCAGGTTCGCCGAAGAACATCCCGATGAAATCGGTTACTACGCGTTCAGCCAATGGCTGATCGCCCGCTGCCTGGCGCGCGCGCAACAAGCCGCGCGTGGCAGCGGCATGGGCGTGGGCCTGATCGCCGACCTGGCCGTAGGCGCCGACGGCGGCGGCAGCCAGGCGTGGAGCCGCCAGGATGAATTGCTCGCCGACCTGACCGTGGGCGCGCCACCCGACATTCTCAACCGTGCCGGCCAAGGCTGGGGCATTTCCGCCTTCTCCCCCGAAGGCCTCAAGCGCAATGGCTTTCGCGCATTCATCGAAATGCTGCGCGCCAATTTCGCCCATGCCGGCGGCCTGCGTATCGACCATGTCATGGGCTTGCAGCGTTTGTGGGTGATGCCCATGGACGCTTCGCCGCAGGACGGTGCGTACCTGTATTTCCCGGTGGATGACCTGTTGCGCCTGCTCGCACTGGAATCGCATCGCCACCAAGCCATTGTGCTCGGCGAAGACCTGGGCACCGTGCCGGACGGCCTGCGTGAAAAGCTCATCGCCCGCTCGATCCTGGGCATGCGTGTGCTGCTGTTCGAACAAGACCACGAAGGCCAATTCAAGCCGATCCTCGACTGGCCCGACAATGCGCTGGCCACCACCAGCACCCACGACCTGCCGACCCTCAACGGTTGGTGGCACAGCCGCGATATCGACTGGAACGTCCAGCTCGGCCTGATCGACGCCCCCACCGTGGAACAATGGAGTGAGCACCGCCTGCGCGAACGCCAGGCACTGCGCCAGGCCTTGAGCCAGGACCCGCAGAACTTCGTCGAAGAGATCCGCAATGAAACCGACCACATGATCGACGCCAGCGTGCGCTACCTCGGCCACACCCGTGCGCCCCTGGTATTGCTGCCGCTGGAAGATGCGCTGGGCATCGAGGAACAAGCCAACCTGCCCGGCACCACCGACACCCACCCCAATTGGCGCCGCCGCCTGCCGGGTGAGGCCTCCAGCCTGCTCGACAATGCCGGCGCTGCCCGTCGCCTCGAGCTGCTGGCCGTCGCGCGTAACCAAGCCTATGAGCGTGACCGATGA
- the treZ gene encoding malto-oligosyltrehalose trehalohydrolase — protein MPLRTLETWPHGAIMLDAQHTRFALWAPDAFYVSVELEGGKSVAMLPQAEGWFETEIACPAGTRYRFNIDGEKDVPDPASRAQASDVHGWSVVVDPLAYQWRNANWQGRPWHEAVIYELHVGAMGGYAGVEKHLPRLAELGVTAIELMPLAQFPGERNWGYDGVLPYAPQASYGTPEQLKHLIDSAHEQGLAVILDVVYNHFGPDGNYLGQYAKGFFQEDVHTPWGAGIDFNRRQVRDFFLDNALMWLLEYRFDGLRLDAVHAIDNPDFLRELAHRVREQVDAGRHVWLMLENELNQASLLQDDLDFDAQWNDDFHNVLHVLLTGETDAYYSDFAEEPTAKLARCLGEGFIYQGHTTRHGHERGEPSGHLPPSAFVAFLQNHDQIGNRALGERLHQLCPPQALQAATALLLLSPMIPLMFMGDETNASEPFLFFTDHHGELAEAVREGRRNEFADFAAFKDPQRRERIPDPNALATFLQTTPSFTENAHTQFYRQLLSLRHQHIVPNLPGSVTLGAEVLADGAVSARWRLGNGSLLQIDLNLSATPLDRPATEHVLFETPVNDGAHLPPFSARVTLFPVGEHP, from the coding sequence ATGCCTTTACGGACTCTGGAAACCTGGCCCCACGGCGCAATCATGCTGGACGCGCAACACACGCGTTTCGCCTTGTGGGCGCCAGATGCGTTTTATGTCAGCGTTGAATTGGAAGGGGGCAAATCGGTCGCCATGCTGCCCCAGGCCGAGGGCTGGTTTGAAACCGAAATAGCGTGCCCGGCGGGCACGCGCTACCGCTTCAATATCGACGGCGAAAAAGATGTCCCCGACCCTGCGTCCCGGGCCCAGGCCTCGGACGTGCATGGCTGGAGCGTGGTGGTCGACCCGCTCGCCTACCAATGGCGCAACGCCAACTGGCAGGGCCGCCCCTGGCACGAAGCCGTCATCTATGAGCTGCACGTCGGCGCGATGGGTGGCTACGCCGGCGTCGAGAAGCACCTGCCACGCCTGGCCGAGCTGGGCGTCACCGCGATCGAATTGATGCCTTTGGCGCAATTTCCCGGTGAGCGCAACTGGGGCTATGACGGGGTTCTGCCCTACGCGCCCCAAGCCTCCTACGGGACACCCGAACAGCTCAAGCACCTGATCGACAGCGCCCATGAACAGGGCCTGGCGGTGATCCTTGACGTGGTCTACAACCACTTCGGCCCCGATGGTAATTACCTGGGCCAGTATGCCAAGGGCTTCTTCCAGGAAGACGTCCACACGCCATGGGGCGCCGGCATCGACTTCAATCGTCGCCAGGTTCGGGATTTCTTCCTGGATAACGCGCTGATGTGGCTGCTTGAATACCGCTTCGACGGCCTGCGCCTGGACGCGGTGCATGCCATCGACAACCCGGATTTTCTCAGGGAGCTGGCCCACCGGGTCCGCGAGCAAGTGGACGCCGGCCGACACGTGTGGCTGATGCTGGAAAACGAGCTTAACCAGGCCAGCCTGCTGCAGGACGACTTGGACTTCGACGCGCAATGGAACGACGACTTCCACAACGTGCTGCACGTGTTGCTGACCGGCGAAACCGACGCCTATTACAGCGATTTTGCCGAGGAGCCTACGGCCAAGCTCGCACGCTGCCTGGGTGAAGGCTTCATCTACCAGGGCCACACCACACGACATGGCCATGAGCGTGGCGAACCCAGTGGGCATCTGCCACCGAGCGCCTTTGTGGCGTTCTTGCAGAACCACGACCAGATCGGCAATCGTGCCCTGGGCGAGCGCCTGCACCAGCTCTGCCCGCCCCAGGCCTTGCAGGCGGCGACCGCCTTGCTGCTGTTGTCGCCGATGATTCCGCTGATGTTCATGGGCGATGAAACCAACGCCAGCGAGCCTTTCCTGTTTTTCACCGACCACCATGGCGAACTGGCCGAAGCGGTGCGTGAGGGCCGGCGCAACGAATTTGCCGATTTTGCCGCCTTCAAGGACCCGCAGCGACGCGAGCGCATCCCTGATCCGAATGCCTTGGCGACGTTCCTGCAGACCACGCCCAGCTTTACCGAGAACGCGCACACCCAGTTCTATCGCCAACTGCTGAGCCTGCGCCACCAGCACATTGTGCCGAACCTGCCCGGCAGCGTGACGCTGGGCGCCGAGGTGCTGGCCGACGGCGCGGTGAGTGCGCGTTGGCGCCTGGGCAACGGCAGCCTGTTGCAGATTGATCTGAACCTCAGCGCTACGCCCCTGGATCGTCCCGCGACGGAACATGTCCTGTTCGAAACGCCTGTCAACGATGGCGCACACCTGCCGCCGTTCAGCGCCCGCGTCACCTTATTCCCTGTTGGAGAGCACCCTTGA
- the glgA gene encoding glycogen synthase GlgA, whose amino-acid sequence MISAAASIQGERVSQPVGGSTSLVVDLNTVRPVSSHNPNRKKVLFVTSEFADLVKTGGLGDVSAALPRAMAHLHDVRVLIPGYPQVMESDNPIHIIGELGGHAALPPCKIGRMDLKDGLVIYVLICPELYEREGTPYGANNGRDWPDNHIRFARLGLAAADMAANLAQIHWCPDLVHAHDWPAGLAPAYMHWRGSRTPTLFTIHNLAYQGVVSLGCTPELGIPPHALQQEGMEFYGKMSFLKAGMAYSSHITTVSATYAQEITTPEFGCGLDGFLASKTQQGLLSGIPNGIEDSWETSTDPHLTHNFNVGDWEGKAINAAQVRELFGLNESTGPLFAVVSRLVFQKGLDLTEAVASFIVEQGGQIAIIGRGEPEEENAMRELALRFPGQIGVRIGFNETDARRMFAGSDFLLMPSRYEPCGLSQMYAQRFGSLPVARNTGGLADTIENGVTGFLFNESTVDSYKEALSRAFKVFAFPDLLNAMRCRAMTRPFNWSQAVEPYAELYEQLVAKALGKSVK is encoded by the coding sequence ATGATCAGTGCCGCAGCAAGTATTCAGGGAGAGCGTGTTAGTCAGCCAGTTGGCGGGTCGACCTCTTTGGTAGTCGACCTCAATACGGTGCGGCCGGTGTCCAGTCATAACCCCAATCGAAAGAAGGTGCTGTTTGTTACCTCCGAGTTTGCCGACCTGGTGAAAACCGGCGGCCTGGGCGATGTGTCGGCGGCCCTGCCCCGCGCCATGGCTCACTTGCACGATGTGCGCGTGTTGATCCCCGGCTACCCGCAGGTGATGGAAAGCGACAACCCGATTCACATCATCGGCGAGCTGGGTGGCCACGCCGCGCTGCCGCCGTGCAAGATCGGGCGCATGGACCTCAAGGACGGCCTGGTCATCTATGTGCTGATCTGCCCTGAACTCTACGAGCGCGAAGGCACCCCTTACGGCGCCAACAACGGCCGCGACTGGCCGGACAACCATATTCGTTTCGCCCGCCTGGGTCTGGCCGCCGCCGACATGGCCGCCAACCTGGCGCAGATCCACTGGTGCCCGGACCTGGTGCACGCCCACGACTGGCCGGCCGGCCTGGCGCCGGCGTACATGCACTGGCGTGGTTCACGCACCCCGACGCTGTTCACCATCCACAACCTGGCGTACCAGGGCGTGGTGAGCCTGGGTTGCACGCCTGAGCTGGGCATCCCGCCCCACGCCTTGCAACAGGAAGGCATGGAGTTCTACGGCAAGATGTCGTTCCTCAAGGCCGGCATGGCCTATTCCAGCCACATCACCACGGTAAGCGCCACTTACGCCCAGGAAATCACCACCCCTGAATTCGGTTGCGGCCTTGACGGCTTCCTGGCCAGCAAGACCCAGCAAGGTTTGCTCAGCGGCATCCCCAACGGCATCGAAGACAGCTGGGAAACCTCGACTGACCCGCACCTGACCCACAACTTCAACGTGGGCGACTGGGAAGGCAAGGCCATCAACGCTGCGCAAGTACGCGAGCTGTTTGGCTTGAATGAGTCCACTGGCCCGCTGTTCGCTGTGGTGTCCCGCCTGGTGTTCCAGAAAGGCCTGGACCTCACCGAAGCCGTTGCCAGCTTTATCGTCGAGCAAGGTGGGCAGATCGCGATCATCGGTCGCGGCGAGCCCGAGGAAGAGAACGCCATGCGTGAACTGGCGCTGCGCTTCCCAGGCCAGATCGGCGTGCGCATCGGCTTCAACGAGACCGATGCCCGTCGCATGTTCGCCGGCAGCGACTTCCTGTTGATGCCGTCGCGCTACGAGCCCTGCGGCCTGAGCCAGATGTATGCGCAGCGCTTCGGTTCGCTGCCCGTTGCACGTAACACCGGGGGCTTGGCCGACACCATCGAAAACGGTGTGACGGGCTTCCTGTTCAATGAATCCACCGTCGACAGCTACAAGGAAGCCCTGAGCCGCGCGTTCAAGGTGTTCGCCTTCCCTGACCTGCTCAACGCCATGCGTTGCCGGGCAATGACCCGCCCCTTCAACTGGAGCCAGGCGGTGGAACCCTACGCCGAACTGTACGAACAGCTTGTCGCCAAGGCCTTGGGGAAATCAGTCAAATAA